The proteins below are encoded in one region of Candidatus Nezhaarchaeales archaeon:
- a CDS encoding DUF402 domain-containing protein encodes MVMVKIRGIYATALSSLLLRKGFTIVQCSTTMSKRLSIPKTIEVADALIFDDEDAAQLIVRGKPKAVSMLIESLREELPDLIVKDWMTNVYSIHRGVVIDTLPQGVKVSVYGGEGFLPEKTLQVGDEVTVTLVKPSFEGKPPLLTRRIQVVGPHVKLIFGGWVSVSERIKNPSRVRQLFNLGCMVKPNGWGIKWRSTAVSASTEGLMLEVKELMKVANEVMAKANKVKAPSLLLEGEQAVKIYVPLEAKIKLDNIRGQVTPTTPKHHLIKSWGKPFAAAIDLVEKLLEEDKEAKLNLAMVTNILLRKALRVGSRLSIIHMKPDGTVISLTPGVIEEVNYDDETLKVKRKFNEGGVYDGLGIPKEKGDYGLTELSAKAWVVKTTYYSANGKIKGEYYSISTPAEIMPRKAKYMDLGVDVVKTASGRVQVLDVDEPKLWYAKGYISKWLMDKALNEAKRIEEELTSR; translated from the coding sequence ATGGTAATGGTTAAAATTAGGGGTATTTACGCTACAGCTCTCTCAAGCCTATTATTAAGGAAGGGGTTTACGATTGTACAATGTTCAACTACCATGTCTAAAAGGCTTTCAATACCTAAAACTATTGAGGTGGCGGACGCCTTAATCTTTGATGATGAGGATGCTGCTCAATTAATAGTTAGGGGTAAGCCTAAAGCCGTATCAATGCTTATTGAGTCCTTAAGGGAAGAACTACCGGATCTAATAGTGAAAGATTGGATGACAAACGTTTACTCGATACATCGTGGAGTAGTTATAGATACGTTACCCCAAGGAGTTAAGGTTAGCGTTTATGGAGGGGAGGGCTTCCTACCCGAGAAGACGCTTCAAGTAGGAGACGAGGTTACTGTTACACTTGTAAAACCGAGCTTCGAGGGTAAACCACCTTTATTAACTAGGAGAATACAGGTAGTAGGGCCTCACGTTAAACTCATATTTGGAGGCTGGGTTTCAGTCTCTGAGAGGATTAAAAATCCTAGTAGGGTGCGGCAACTCTTTAACCTAGGATGCATGGTTAAACCTAACGGATGGGGGATTAAATGGCGAAGCACCGCAGTTAGCGCTAGTACGGAAGGGTTAATGCTTGAGGTTAAGGAGCTAATGAAGGTGGCGAACGAGGTTATGGCTAAGGCTAACAAGGTTAAAGCCCCTAGCTTACTACTTGAAGGCGAGCAAGCGGTGAAAATCTATGTTCCGTTAGAAGCGAAAATAAAGCTAGACAACATAAGAGGTCAAGTAACCCCAACAACGCCTAAGCATCATTTAATTAAAAGCTGGGGTAAACCGTTCGCGGCAGCAATAGATCTAGTAGAAAAGCTCCTCGAAGAGGATAAGGAAGCGAAGTTAAACCTAGCGATGGTAACGAATATCCTCCTAAGGAAGGCCTTAAGGGTTGGAAGCCGTTTAAGTATAATCCATATGAAACCTGATGGCACCGTTATAAGCTTAACCCCAGGAGTTATTGAAGAAGTTAATTACGACGACGAAACCCTAAAGGTTAAAAGGAAGTTTAATGAGGGAGGCGTATACGACGGCTTAGGAATACCTAAGGAGAAGGGCGACTACGGACTTACGGAGCTAAGCGCTAAAGCCTGGGTAGTTAAAACTACTTATTACTCAGCTAACGGCAAGATAAAGGGGGAATACTATAGCATTAGCACTCCAGCCGAGATTATGCCGCGTAAAGCCAAATACATGGATTTAGGCGTAGACGTGGTTAAAACGGCATCCGGTAGAGTACAGGTACTAGATGTTGATGAACCTAAACTATGGTACGCTAAAGGATACATCTCCAAGTGGTTAATGGATAAGGCCCTCAATGAGGCCAAGCGTATCGAAGAAGAACTAACATCACGATGA
- a CDS encoding UPF0147 family protein, with amino-acid sequence MSLPTPDAEQKVQQAIAILQKVAEDLGVPRNIRRACSESIKILQSKKLSPGLRASNVISVLDECSQDPNIPLFARTAIWQAVSVLEGVRD; translated from the coding sequence ATGTCGCTACCGACCCCTGATGCTGAACAGAAGGTTCAACAGGCGATAGCTATCTTACAGAAGGTAGCTGAGGACCTCGGTGTTCCGAGGAATATTAGAAGGGCGTGTTCTGAGTCCATAAAGATCCTTCAATCTAAGAAGTTAAGTCCTGGGCTACGCGCATCTAACGTGATAAGCGTACTGGATGAGTGCAGCCAAGACCCTAATATACCGCTTTTCGCTAGAACCGCGATCTGGCAGGCTGTTTCAGTACTTGAAGGAGTGAGGGATTGA
- a CDS encoding Sjogren's syndrome/scleroderma autoantigen 1 family protein, which produces MSLDDKSKLQKMVDMLRSGATMLPDVCPVCSTPLFKLKSGEIFCSGCNKRVLIVKEGEEGVKATQLYISTELNRIILNKILEIGEGIKEEADPSRLYDLAKCLLAYLEALERLKRVS; this is translated from the coding sequence GTGTCGTTAGACGATAAGTCGAAGCTGCAGAAAATGGTTGATATGTTGCGATCAGGGGCTACCATGCTTCCTGATGTGTGCCCCGTCTGCTCTACCCCTCTTTTTAAGCTTAAAAGCGGTGAAATATTCTGCTCAGGCTGTAATAAGCGGGTTTTAATAGTTAAGGAGGGTGAGGAAGGAGTTAAGGCAACGCAACTCTATATATCGACCGAGCTTAATAGGATAATCCTGAATAAGATACTTGAGATAGGGGAGGGAATTAAGGAGGAAGCGGATCCTTCACGCCTCTACGACCTTGCTAAATGCCTTTTAGCCTACCTTGAAGCCTTAGAACGTTTAAAACGGGTATCATGA
- the aspS gene encoding aspartate--tRNA(Asn) ligase has protein sequence MGWLLRWRRTHYTQQVTGELEGNEVVLLGWVHDVRDLGKIKFLILRDREGVIQITAPLGKVSDNVFSLISSLKRESVVAVKGIVRRSSIARLGVEVIPLEIEVLNEAKSPLPLDPTGRIPADLSKRLDARYIDLRVPSQMAIFKLQHLVLNLTRKFFIERGFIEVVTPRILASATEGGAALFSVKYFEKEVFLAQSPQLYKEVLTSVFEKVFEIGTFFRAEESDTTYHLNEFVSVDMEEAFTDAEDVMKTLEDYVCYVFKGVKELGSKELKNINVELKELKKPFKRLSYEEALKKLEKLGLEVKWGADIPTQGYRKLGEEYPEPYFIVDWPTQLKPFYIKPYDENPSICEAFDLNYSWLEVASGGTRIHDKNLLIKRIKEQGLNPDSFKSHLEAFDYGMPPHAGWGLGLSRLLMVITGRSNIREVVLFPRDRWRLTP, from the coding sequence GTGGGTTGGTTGCTCCGTTGGAGGAGAACTCATTATACGCAGCAGGTAACGGGAGAACTTGAAGGTAATGAAGTAGTTCTTCTAGGCTGGGTTCACGATGTACGGGATCTAGGTAAGATAAAGTTCTTAATACTTAGGGATCGTGAAGGCGTAATCCAAATTACAGCTCCACTAGGCAAAGTTAGCGATAACGTTTTTTCACTTATTAGTAGCTTAAAACGTGAAAGCGTAGTAGCGGTTAAGGGTATTGTTAGAAGAAGCTCCATCGCTAGGTTAGGCGTCGAAGTAATACCGCTGGAAATAGAGGTTCTAAACGAGGCTAAATCGCCCTTACCACTAGATCCAACAGGCCGAATCCCCGCTGATCTAAGTAAAAGGCTTGACGCGCGCTACATAGACTTAAGGGTTCCATCGCAAATGGCCATATTTAAGCTTCAACACCTCGTCCTCAACCTAACTAGGAAGTTCTTTATCGAAAGAGGCTTCATAGAAGTAGTAACACCGAGAATTTTAGCTAGCGCAACCGAGGGAGGAGCAGCGCTCTTCTCAGTGAAGTACTTTGAGAAGGAGGTATTCCTAGCTCAAAGTCCGCAGCTATATAAAGAGGTTCTAACCTCCGTTTTCGAAAAGGTATTCGAGATTGGAACATTCTTTAGGGCTGAGGAATCCGATACAACATATCACCTCAACGAGTTCGTATCAGTGGATATGGAGGAGGCCTTCACCGACGCCGAAGACGTAATGAAAACCTTAGAGGATTACGTATGCTACGTGTTTAAGGGTGTAAAGGAGTTAGGCTCTAAGGAATTAAAGAACATAAATGTGGAGTTAAAGGAGTTAAAGAAGCCCTTTAAGAGGCTTAGCTATGAGGAAGCACTGAAAAAGCTGGAAAAGCTTGGATTAGAAGTTAAGTGGGGCGCCGATATCCCAACGCAGGGATATAGAAAACTAGGCGAGGAATATCCTGAACCATACTTTATCGTCGACTGGCCCACACAATTAAAGCCGTTCTACATTAAGCCCTACGACGAGAACCCATCAATATGTGAAGCGTTCGACTTAAACTACTCATGGCTTGAGGTAGCTAGTGGAGGTACTAGAATCCACGATAAGAATCTACTCATTAAACGCATAAAGGAACAAGGGTTAAACCCGGATTCGTTTAAAAGCCATCTAGAAGCCTTCGATTACGGGATGCCACCCCACGCTGGATGGGGGCTAGGACTTTCACGGCTACTAATGGTTATTACCGGTAGAAGCAACATAAGGGAGGTTGTACTATTTCCAAGGGATCGATGGCGCCTTACACCTTAA
- a CDS encoding Lsm family RNA-binding protein: MSATMYATRRLVSELLAFLDKMVLVKTSTDRMYEGKFIAFDQQSFGICLADAKDKDGVLFSRVFINGHQVSEILLKEAPFDLRGLAAALEKVFPKMVTLHEEAGVITVMDRVRVTEKGVVEGSGPVADRVKKVYEEFIGKGRKE; this comes from the coding sequence ATGAGTGCTACGATGTACGCTACGAGGAGGCTTGTATCCGAGTTATTGGCCTTCCTTGATAAAATGGTTCTAGTTAAAACTAGTACTGATAGGATGTATGAAGGTAAGTTTATAGCCTTTGACCAACAAAGCTTTGGTATATGCTTAGCTGATGCTAAGGATAAAGACGGCGTCCTTTTTTCAAGGGTTTTTATTAACGGCCACCAGGTTTCCGAGATCCTACTTAAGGAGGCGCCCTTCGATTTAAGGGGTCTTGCCGCTGCTTTAGAGAAGGTTTTCCCTAAGATGGTTACGCTTCATGAGGAGGCCGGCGTTATAACCGTTATGGATAGGGTTAGGGTTACTGAGAAGGGGGTTGTTGAAGGTAGCGGCCCCGTAGCGGATAGGGTTAAGAAGGTGTATGAGGAATTTATTGGGAAGGGTCGAAAGGAATAG
- the tgtA gene encoding tRNA guanosine(15) transglycosylase TgtA has protein sequence MEITVLEGSFEVLCEDMLARIGRLKTKRGVLETPALLPVINPNVQVVKPRKIYEEMGYNAVMTNAYIIKRSLSEEAVKLGVHRILDFPGIVMTDSGAYQLLSHGRVDVEPGEIVKFQEEIGSDIAVILDVPTGFNVDYAHASWTVDETLSRARQALNIIKERDILWVGPVQGGKYLDLVKKSAEAMSQLPFHLYALGSPTRVMEQYRFNTLVDMILTAKIHLPIEKPFHLFGAGHPFMFSLAVALGCDLFDSASYALYARNDRYMTPHATLRVEQLNYLPCSCPVCVKLSCRELKAMSREERERILATHNLYVCQAELKLIKQAIHDGRLWELIEVRARSHPSLLAALRKLLTYVDHLEKHTPISKKRGILCLGPESAARPEILRYRRRLKDRYRPSPTFKVMLLIPKSRRKPYSRDAFVKSLLNRLAQEFGAESEAVHICVYDPFFSIVPLELDDIYPISQSESFEGWEDYSQMLQELKAYLPKAPYKAVVLYSVKGVNDEEIKDLCAKLNIKLSIIKAMETLWSKAALKALVEQVKNALRNA, from the coding sequence GTGGAGATTACCGTGTTAGAGGGTTCATTTGAAGTTTTATGTGAAGATATGCTTGCCCGAATAGGACGGCTAAAAACTAAGAGAGGGGTTCTCGAAACTCCGGCATTACTCCCCGTTATAAACCCTAACGTGCAAGTAGTAAAGCCGAGGAAAATCTATGAGGAAATGGGCTATAACGCGGTAATGACGAACGCCTACATAATTAAGAGGAGCTTAAGCGAAGAAGCCGTTAAGCTAGGGGTACATCGTATACTAGACTTCCCCGGCATCGTAATGACCGATTCAGGGGCCTACCAGCTACTTAGCCATGGAAGGGTGGACGTAGAACCAGGCGAGATCGTGAAGTTTCAAGAAGAGATAGGGAGTGATATAGCGGTTATCCTAGACGTACCTACAGGGTTTAACGTAGACTACGCCCACGCCTCATGGACCGTAGACGAAACGCTTTCCAGAGCTAGGCAAGCCCTTAACATCATCAAAGAGCGCGACATCCTATGGGTCGGCCCGGTTCAAGGAGGTAAATACCTAGATTTAGTTAAGAAGTCAGCTGAAGCCATGTCGCAACTACCATTCCACCTATACGCCTTAGGAAGCCCTACAAGGGTGATGGAGCAATACCGTTTCAACACGCTCGTCGATATGATATTAACAGCTAAAATCCATCTGCCTATTGAAAAGCCGTTCCACCTCTTTGGAGCTGGACACCCATTCATGTTCTCCTTAGCCGTAGCCCTAGGCTGCGATCTTTTCGACTCCGCTTCATATGCTTTATACGCTAGAAACGATAGATACATGACCCCCCACGCAACGTTAAGGGTTGAACAGTTAAACTACCTACCCTGCTCATGCCCAGTATGCGTTAAGCTAAGCTGTAGGGAGCTTAAAGCTATGAGTAGAGAGGAGCGTGAACGTATACTAGCTACGCATAACCTCTACGTTTGTCAAGCCGAATTAAAGCTGATAAAGCAGGCCATACACGATGGGAGGTTATGGGAGCTTATCGAGGTAAGAGCTCGAAGCCATCCATCACTATTAGCCGCACTACGTAAACTTTTAACCTACGTAGACCACCTAGAGAAGCATACACCTATCTCCAAGAAGCGGGGTATACTCTGCCTTGGACCTGAGAGCGCTGCGAGGCCCGAGATTTTAAGGTATAGGAGACGATTAAAGGATCGGTATAGGCCATCCCCCACCTTTAAAGTGATGCTTCTAATACCGAAGAGTAGAAGGAAGCCGTATAGTAGGGATGCCTTCGTAAAAAGCCTACTTAATAGGCTGGCTCAGGAGTTTGGAGCTGAAAGCGAAGCTGTTCACATATGCGTTTACGACCCCTTCTTCAGCATAGTACCCTTAGAGCTCGACGACATATATCCCATTTCACAAAGTGAGAGCTTCGAGGGATGGGAGGATTACAGTCAAATGCTTCAAGAGCTTAAAGCCTACCTACCTAAAGCTCCTTATAAAGCGGTAGTTCTCTACAGCGTTAAGGGAGTTAACGATGAAGAGATTAAGGACCTTTGCGCTAAGCTCAACATTAAACTTAGCATTATAAAAGCGATGGAAACCTTATGGAGTAAGGCAGCCCTAAAAGCATTAGTAGAGCAAGTTAAGAATGCGTTAAGGAATGCTTAA
- a CDS encoding PAC2 family protein, producing MTVHVIVKEKVPENSVFVTGFRGIGIVGYITVKYIVNTLNPRLIGIIETDDLPPFVWMEKDRLITPYQLYAYNHLVLLVAEGLPSLRRQYVFLRQVADWVIENRFKEALLIGGLDSRFQPSPGDKVRVAFTNAYIKRCTNLNYPILEKGLMITGPVALMLSRFEVRDFPALALLPYASAVHPDPMAAATAIECLNKMYGLNIDFSELIKDAKRIEEQVREELKRRSERLRYEAGQAYI from the coding sequence TTGACGGTTCACGTGATCGTAAAGGAAAAGGTACCAGAGAACAGCGTCTTCGTTACAGGTTTCCGCGGTATTGGTATCGTGGGCTACATCACCGTTAAGTACATCGTTAACACCCTTAACCCAAGGCTCATCGGAATTATAGAAACCGACGACCTACCCCCCTTCGTCTGGATGGAAAAAGATCGTTTAATAACTCCCTACCAGTTATACGCTTACAACCACTTAGTACTTCTAGTAGCTGAAGGATTACCGTCGCTACGAAGACAGTACGTATTCCTTAGGCAAGTGGCTGATTGGGTTATTGAGAACCGCTTTAAGGAGGCTTTACTCATCGGCGGGTTAGACTCTAGGTTTCAACCTTCCCCAGGGGATAAGGTACGCGTAGCCTTCACGAACGCCTACATTAAACGATGTACTAACCTAAACTACCCCATACTAGAGAAAGGGCTAATGATAACCGGCCCGGTCGCCTTAATGCTTTCAAGATTTGAGGTTAGAGATTTCCCCGCTTTAGCATTACTTCCATACGCTAGCGCCGTCCATCCGGATCCAATGGCCGCTGCAACCGCTATTGAATGTTTAAACAAGATGTACGGCCTTAACATAGATTTTTCAGAACTCATTAAGGACGCGAAGAGGATAGAAGAACAGGTACGCGAAGAGTTAAAACGTCGCTCCGAAAGACTTAGGTATGAAGCGGGTCAAGCCTACATTTAA
- a CDS encoding MBL fold metallo-hydrolase — MRITILGAGREIGRSAILISVSNTVILLDYGVLMKDKQPDFPSHVPPKDLDVIVLTHAHLDHSGALPMLYVSEKKPIYMTKLTAELVDILIRDLLRLSSYFLPYEVLELRSMLSNVLPVNYGDEVQVKEVRIKFFDAGHIPGSLMVLIEAEGKRVLYTGDFNVIPTRLLKAARIDLPELDAVITEATYVDVDHPDRGELEERFVSDATEVVEGGGIVLVPAFSVGRSQEMLCVLAAHYFGYDVYLDGMAREVSRIFLKYPDFFRDYGLLERAIRSTLFIGSRADRRKACSKPGVIVTPAGMLKGGPAVHYMNRLAKDERNAIFLVSYQVPGTPGHNLLNTGKYAFGNRLEKVKALVKWYDFSSHLDKTRLLNFLNSLKGGPKVFMIHGEGAACEAFAKDVVEKTGLEVKSPINGESFNL, encoded by the coding sequence GTGAGGATCACTATACTTGGGGCTGGTAGAGAGATAGGTCGATCGGCTATTCTTATAAGCGTATCGAATACCGTAATCCTGTTGGATTATGGAGTCCTCATGAAGGATAAACAGCCTGATTTCCCTAGCCACGTTCCTCCTAAGGATCTCGATGTCATAGTGTTAACGCATGCACACCTAGACCATTCAGGCGCCTTACCGATGCTTTACGTAAGTGAGAAGAAGCCGATTTATATGACTAAGTTGACTGCCGAGTTAGTGGATATTTTAATACGCGATCTTCTACGCTTATCCTCTTACTTCCTCCCCTACGAGGTGCTTGAGTTAAGGAGTATGCTTAGTAATGTTTTGCCAGTAAACTACGGCGATGAGGTTCAGGTGAAGGAAGTTAGGATTAAGTTTTTCGACGCGGGACATATACCCGGTAGCTTGATGGTACTTATCGAGGCTGAAGGTAAACGCGTACTATATACTGGGGATTTTAACGTAATACCAACAAGACTTCTAAAGGCTGCTCGGATAGATCTTCCTGAGCTTGATGCTGTAATAACGGAGGCTACCTACGTTGACGTCGATCATCCTGATAGAGGTGAGCTTGAAGAAAGGTTTGTAAGCGATGCAACGGAAGTTGTGGAAGGCGGCGGGATAGTACTGGTACCAGCATTCTCGGTGGGGCGCTCCCAAGAAATGTTATGCGTGTTGGCAGCACACTACTTCGGCTACGACGTCTACCTAGATGGTATGGCGCGTGAAGTTAGTAGGATCTTCCTTAAGTACCCGGATTTCTTCAGGGATTACGGATTATTGGAGAGAGCGATTAGAAGTACCTTATTCATCGGTTCACGAGCTGATAGACGTAAAGCTTGTAGTAAGCCAGGGGTTATTGTTACGCCAGCTGGTATGTTGAAGGGGGGGCCCGCCGTCCACTACATGAACAGGTTAGCTAAAGATGAACGTAACGCTATTTTCCTCGTAAGCTACCAAGTACCCGGTACCCCGGGCCATAATTTGCTGAATACGGGTAAGTACGCATTTGGTAATAGGCTTGAAAAGGTTAAAGCCCTAGTTAAATGGTATGATTTCTCAAGCCACCTCGATAAGACAAGACTCCTTAACTTTTTAAATTCGTTGAAAGGAGGACCGAAGGTGTTCATGATACATGGAGAAGGAGCTGCTTGCGAGGCTTTCGCTAAGGATGTAGTAGAGAAAACGGGGCTTGAAGTTAAAAGCCCTATCAACGGGGAAAGCTTTAATCTTTAG
- a CDS encoding 50S ribosomal protein L40e: protein MPITDPEKQRIVQQRLLFVKICRKCNARNPPSATKCRRCRSHNLRWKRRVLKR, encoded by the coding sequence ATGCCGATAACAGATCCTGAGAAGCAACGTATTGTTCAGCAACGCCTCCTCTTCGTTAAGATCTGCCGTAAATGTAACGCTAGAAACCCTCCCTCAGCGACTAAGTGTAGAAGATGTCGTAGCCATAACTTAAGGTGGAAGAGGAGGGTCTTGAAGCGTTAA
- a CDS encoding Lrp/AsnC family transcriptional regulator, protein MSITQREWELLSKLYAASKAMRIFTVKKSQSELSKEMGITRQALNIHLRRLKEEGLIRTGKGFIDLTEKALSVLGVEAANCFILVKVQPKLRNEVYSAMSRLPIEGGYRVTGDVDLVLIVNQSNLASVLRELSKLDGVIHTSSHIVIEELKPH, encoded by the coding sequence ATGAGCATTACCCAAAGGGAGTGGGAATTACTTAGTAAGCTTTACGCGGCGAGTAAAGCTATGCGTATTTTTACTGTTAAAAAGTCACAAAGCGAGCTTTCAAAGGAGATGGGTATAACAAGACAAGCTTTAAATATCCATCTACGCCGTTTAAAGGAGGAAGGCCTCATTAGGACGGGTAAAGGCTTCATAGATTTAACGGAGAAAGCGTTAAGTGTACTTGGCGTTGAGGCGGCTAATTGCTTCATCCTAGTTAAGGTTCAACCAAAGCTAAGAAATGAGGTTTACTCGGCTATGTCCAGGCTACCTATTGAAGGAGGTTACCGCGTAACCGGTGATGTCGATTTAGTCTTAATAGTAAATCAGTCGAACCTAGCCTCAGTTTTAAGGGAACTCTCTAAACTAGATGGCGTAATACATACTTCCTCGCATATCGTAATTGAGGAGTTAAAGCCGCATTAA
- the albA gene encoding DNA-binding protein Alba: protein MSTQRQNVVFVGNKPLMNYVLACLALFHDGNNEVQILARGRTISRAVDVAQMVISRFLKDVYVKSTQIGSERITTDEGRTLNKSTITITLSRRQREG, encoded by the coding sequence TTGAGTACTCAGCGGCAGAATGTAGTCTTCGTTGGGAATAAACCCCTAATGAACTATGTATTAGCGTGTTTAGCATTATTTCATGACGGTAATAACGAGGTTCAGATACTAGCTAGAGGTAGAACTATCTCGAGAGCCGTAGATGTAGCTCAGATGGTAATCTCACGCTTCCTAAAGGACGTTTATGTAAAAAGTACGCAGATAGGTTCTGAGCGTATAACTACGGATGAGGGACGTACTCTTAATAAGAGCACTATTACCATTACACTTTCAAGAAGGCAGCGGGAGGGGTGA
- a CDS encoding DNA-directed RNA polymerase subunit G, with protein sequence MAKLEPLSFYPVKVSKLEPTKIVGVILLSAVSEDGRVKVELELPRKVAVFSEGDVIEVTLDNAEIENGLRKDLYVNGLIYKFKPINDQTTIYLSIGGLRAKVTMPTSLNKFKLMEKAYLAMHKVDALTLKPSS encoded by the coding sequence TTGGCTAAGCTCGAACCGCTATCGTTCTATCCTGTAAAGGTGAGTAAGCTTGAACCTACAAAGATAGTAGGAGTTATACTCCTTAGCGCGGTGAGCGAAGACGGTAGGGTTAAGGTTGAGCTAGAACTACCTAGGAAGGTGGCTGTGTTTAGTGAGGGCGACGTTATTGAGGTTACGCTGGATAATGCGGAAATAGAGAATGGGCTTAGAAAGGATCTATACGTTAACGGCTTAATCTATAAGTTTAAACCTATTAATGATCAAACAACAATTTACCTTTCGATAGGCGGGCTACGCGCTAAGGTAACCATGCCGACTAGCTTAAACAAGTTTAAGTTAATGGAGAAAGCATACTTAGCAATGCATAAGGTAGATGCTTTAACGCTTAAACCTTCATCTTAG